In Drosophila nasuta strain 15112-1781.00 chromosome 2R, ASM2355853v1, whole genome shotgun sequence, a single genomic region encodes these proteins:
- the LOC132787118 gene encoding adenosine deaminase 2 — translation MKHLLLLLLGMLLGSIAAQREYALSYEKARQAVLNAEEQLMTGGRISLSSDEAKVDDLFMQYKLGELAQGFRNAEQNAAAMHFFKAKPLIDRSAIFRFLQQMPKGAVLHLHNTASVSSKWVVQNMSYMPGMLRCTDAQGRSRLSFRRAPKEHGCSSQYVLVADERRNSIDPALYDENLERLFNLYTPVPELEYPTITAVWDKFQGMFDTLSEAIYYLPAFRAYHWQLLEELFNDNVMYAELRVGLHELYDASGRTFPKEQSVRELLQLNEKFVRLHPNFLGIKLIYAVWRGADEQKMRQNVAQFKLLQNMFPNFVVGFDLVGQEDKGKPLYEQISVLKELPPNTRLFLHAGETNWYSASTDINLLDALLLNATRIGHGFALVKHPILMNAVKTRQIAVELNPISNQVLHLVWDMRNHPGAQYMALDIPVVICNDDPGFWNAKGLSYDFYYAIMSLAPNNAGIRVLKSLAYNSLRYSALTEAEKQKAYALLEYSWGRFIDKVLQGKVF, via the exons ATGAAACaccttttgttgctgttgcttggaATGTTGCTTGGCTCTATTGCTGCCCAAAGGGAATATGCTCTAA GCTATGAGAAAGCACGCCAGGCTGTGCTGAATGCCGAGGAGCAGCTGATGACTGGAGGCCGCATCAGTCTCAGCAGCGATGAGGCCAAGGTCGATGATCTCTTCATGCAGTACAAGCTGGGTGAATTGGCGCAAGGATTTCGCAATGCCGAACAGAATGCGGCTGCAATGCACTTCTTCAAGGCTAAGCCACTGATCGATCGCAGCGCCATCTTTCGATTCCTCCAGCAAATGCCCAAAGGAGCTGTGCTTCATCTGCACAACACGGCCTCAGTGAGTTCCAAGTGGGTAGTCCAAAACATGTCCTATATGCCGGGAATGTTACGTTGCACAGATGCGCAGGGCCGAAGTCGTTTATCGTTTAGACGAGCACCCAAGGAACATGGCTGTTCATCGCAGTATGTGCTGGTGGCCGATGAGCGTAGGAACTCCATTGATCCTGCTCTGTACGACGAGAATTTGGAGCGACTGTTCAACTTGTATACGCCGGTGCCAGAGT TGGAGTATCCTACGATTACGGCCGTGTGGGACAAGTTCCAGGGCATGTTCGACACCTTAAGTGAAGCTATCTACTATTTGCCTGCATTTCGTGCTTATCACTGGCAGCTGCTCGAGGAGCTCTTCAATGACAATGTGATGTACGCTGAGTTACGAGTTGGATTGCATGAA CTTTATGATGCCAGTGGACGCACTTTTCCCAAGGAGCAGTCGGTGCGTGAATTGCTGCAGCTCAACGAGAAGTTTGTGCGTCTGCATCCCAATTTCCTGGGCATCAAGCTTATCTATGCCGTGTGGCGCGGTGCTGACGAGCAGAAGATGCGTCAGAATGTTGCACAGTTCAAATTGTTGCA AAATATGTTTCCCAATTTTGTCGTGGGCTTCGATTTGGTGGGCCAGGAGGATAAAGGCAAGCCGCTCTATGAGCAAATCTCGGTTCTAAAGGAACTGCCACCCAACACGCGTCTATTTCTGCATGCTGGCGAAACAA ATTGGTATAGCGCTTCAACGGATATTAATCTGCTCGATGCGCTGCTGTTGAATGCCACACGAATTGGCCACGGTTTCGCATTGGTTAAGCATCCCATTCTCATGAATGCCGTGAAGACGCGTCAAATAGCCGTTGAGTTGAATCCGATTTCGAATCAGGTGCTGCACTTGGTCTGGGACATGCGTAATCATCCGGGTGCTCAGTACATGGCCTTGGATATTCCGGTGGTTATATGCAACGATGATCCAGGCTTCTGGAATGCTAAAGGATTAAGCTATGATTTCTACTATGCCATCATGAGTTTGGCTCCTAACAATGCTGGCATCCGAGTGTTGAAGAGTCTCGCTTACAACTCCTTGCGCTACTCGGCTCTAACGGAAGCCGAGAAACAAAAGGCTTATGCATTGCTGGAGTATAGCTGGGGTCGTTTTATCGACAAGGTGCTGCAAGGAAAGGTATTTTAG